The window ATGCACGCCGGACTTCAGGACGGCCACCCAGAGGATGAGTCCGAAGAACACGTAGACCGCCGTGCGCTGGACGCCCATCTTGTTGAGCGTCGTCAGGATGGCCAGTGTGACCGCAGCCACAAACAGCGCTCCAACGGCCAATTCCGACGTGTAGAAGAGGGCAATCACGAGTACGGCACCGAGGTCATCCACAATGGCCACGGCCGTCAGGAAGATCTTCAATGACACCGGCACGCGCGAACCCAGCAACGCCAGGATACCGAGGGCAAACGCGATGTCCGTGGCCATGGGAACGCCCCAGCCCGCCACGAATTCGGTACCTCTGTTGATGAACACATAGATCAACGCCGGGACAATCATCCCGCCGAGTGCTGCCGCCATGGGAAAAATGGCTTGCTTCACGTCGGACAATTCCCCGACCAGCATTTCCCGCTTGATTTCCAGGCCGACCAGGAAAAAGAAGATGGCCATCAAGCCGTCATTCACCCACAGGAGCAAGGGCTTCGATATTTCCCAACCGCCGAATCCGGTCGTGACGTACGTACCCCAGAGATTCTGGTATTCTGCCGCCCACGGTGAATTCGCCCATACCATGGCGACGACGGCAAAAAACAACAATAAGATGCCGCCAGCTGTCGTCGTCTTGAAAAAGCGCTGGAAGCCGGAGAAAAGGTTGAAAGCCGTGTTGTTGGAATTGTCGTTCATTTCTGGACAAGTATGGTACAAGGGGTGTTTTCAGAGAGTCGCAGGCCGGAGGCAGCGGGCACGAGGGCACCGTCCACCAGGGCGGCCACGAAAAGGTGGTTCGGCCAGGAATCCCGTTCCCCGAACGGGACGGTTTTGCGCTCGAAGGCACCGGTCGTAACCGCGAAATCCCACTCGGCGATGGCCACGCTGCCGCCGAACGCGGTGCGCCCGCCGACATGGTCGCGCGTTGCGGTATGGTCGGCTTCCCGTTCCCGCGACGCATCGTACAGCAGACCCACTTCCGGCACGGCGAATTCTTCTCGTGCCATGCGGCCAATGAGTGCATCGACCCCCGGGTTGCCCGTAATGGCCAATACGTAGCGCGCCGATCCGGCTCCGGCTTCATCCAGGATGATTTCATCGAGGGCGCTGCCCTGGACGGCCTTCAGACCGGCGGCACGGGCGGCATCACAGTTGTCCGGGCGCGTATCGACGACGGTCACCGGCATGTTCGAGCCGAGCACCACGCCCAACTCGCGGCCCAGGCTGCCGCCACCCACGATCACGCAGCCCTTGCGGTGTTCGCCGGCCTCCACCAGTTCACCCCGACGGCGCAGCCACGCCACGCCGATTTTGAGGAGAACGGGCACGGAAGCCGTCGTGGCGATGGCCATGATGACCAGGATGGAGAAGACTTCCTGGGAAATGATGCCCAGCGACAGGCCGATCTGGGCGATGATGATTTCCACCGCGCCGCGGCCATTCATGCCGGCACCAAGGACAATGCCTTCGCGCCACCCGAATCCGGTCGGCAGATAAAAGACCGCCGTGCCGAGGATCTTGCCGATGGATGCCACACCGATGACGACGACCAGGAAGGTTGGGGATTCCGTGACGACGGCCAGGTCCACCTCGAAGCCCGCCGTCACGAAGAATACCGGAGCCAGGAAGCCGATGGCGCCTTTCTTCAGGAACGTCATGACTTCACGGCTGACGGTCTGTCCTATGATGTTGTCCCGCAGGAACATGCCAGCCAGGAACGCCCCCAGGATGCCGTGCAAGCCCGCCAGGTGGGCCGCTTCAGCCAGGACCAGCATGACGATGATAACGAACGGGAAAACCACGGCCATGCCGCCCCGCTTGAGCTTGCCGGACAGCATGGGGAGGACGAACGTGCCAAAGGCCCACGTACCTCCGAAGAACAACGCCATTTTTCCGGCTACCAGCCACAGGCTGCTGCCCGATTCCGGGTCGGCCATGCCGATGAGGCCGGCGAAAATGATGAGCGACAACGCATCGGCTATCAGCGCACCCGCCATCATGACGTGGGCTATCCGCGTACCCAGTAGCTTCAGATCCAGCAGGATGCGGGATTTGGTCGCCAGCGAAGTGACCCCCGCGGCCATGCCCACGAACAAACCCTCCATGACGCTGCCACCGAACATCGTCACCGCCCAGTAGGCCATGACGAAGGGTGTGATGAATCCTCCGAGGGCGGCCAGAATTCCACCCGTTGAGACCTTCTTGAGGTCCGCCGGATCGATTTCCATGCCGACATACAGCATCATCAGGAGGATGCCGAGTTCGGCGATGACGTTCAGGGCGGGATCGCCGGACAGCCAGCCGAGCAGCGGGGGACCAAGGATGACGCCGGCCAGTAGTTCGCCCAGGACAGACGGGTAGCCCAGTCGTTCAACGAGTTTTCCGGCTCCATAGGCCGCAGCCAATACCGCCAGAAGCGGCAGAAGAGGTAATTCCATGACGATGACGAGCGAAGGTAGGTGGGGGGCGCGTGCGGACAGTACGGATGGGGCAGGCCCTACCGTTCAAGCGGGGTGCACAGGCCGAGCCAGCGGGTGCGTCGGCAGGAATACGTCATCGTGGCGCAAATCATGTCCGGAAAATACGTTCGGGCAACCGTTATTGCACGTTAAATCGGATTCATTCAAATCCGCGCAATGAACGCTATTCGTGCCGGAAGTGGAGGATGAGCTCCGGGTCCGTTGAGCGTGCTATCACGTCACCACACCGCCGACAGGCCCATTCAATGGACTGGGGTCGGCCGCCACTTACCCCGATGAACACGTGCACCAGGAACTGGAATCCCGTGTACTTTGCCTTGGGACTCACCCAGACGCTGTCCAGGTTGTTGCCGCAGCTGCACGCAGGCTTGATCTTGACTACGCGTGGATCGGTTTCGAAGGAAGGTGCCATGACGAAGGGGTTTGAACGAGAAAAGGCCGCAACTCCATGTACAACATGTGATTGCGGCCTTTCCATGTGAGTCCTAGTGGATTCGAACCACCGACCTCTACGATGTCAACGTAGCGCTCTAACCAACTGAGCTAAGGACTCGAAGGATGCAAATATACCGCGACCGGTGTACGCGAGTCAAACCACACCGGCCGCTTCACCAAAAGTTGGAGCCGGGGCCCTTCAGACGAAGAGTGGGGCGGACGACAACCATGAGTAACCGATCGTTCCACCATTCCCGCCGCGCAATCCCCATGTCCTACGAGTGCGAAATCGTCCGTCCGGATGACCCCCGGGCAAAAGCCGGATCGAACCGCTACCTGAAACGATTTCCGCCGGTGCTCCAACTCATCACGGACATCGACCCCATTGTGGCCAACAAGCTGAATGAGCTGGTGTGGCGCAGCCACCGTGCCGGCCAGGACCTGACACAGACGTGCGCAGCGTTGACATCGGCGGCGCAGCAGCTCGGCTACCGGGTGAAGATCGGCGTTCAGGAAGTGTACGTGGCGAGCATGCCGTCCTATCCGGGCGAGACGATCATGACGGCCCTCCTGGTCATGGATGCGCGTCCGTCAGTAGTCCAGTCGAAGGGACAGGACCGGCCGGGCGCCCACCGGTGGCGCGAAACCGGCTGAAAAAGCCGGACCCGCACCTGCGGATGCCTTTCGCGCGGAAACGAGTCCGTTGATGATGCGATTCGCCACCAGGCTGGCAATCAGGATGGAGCGCCTGCGCCCCAGGGATTCGTCCTGCTCGCGAAGATCACGGTACCGCTGGAATTCGGCCTCCGATGCCCAGGACCAGTGGAAGGATGGATCGGCCACATAATCCACCTGGTCCCATGCCCGGTTCCGGAGCACCGTCTCAAGGAACTCATCGGACGAGCGGAAGGAGGCCAGATTCAGATAGAAGGTCCGATCCTTGCCGTCCAGTTCGGCACCCGCTGATCCCGCTGCCAACGTCCGGTACGTATCCACCACGTCATTGCGATGCCACGTACTGGAAAACAGGCCTATCCAGAGCGCGGCATCGGTAGCCGCGATCGTTCCCGACCATGCCGTCCATTTGCCGCCATTGGCATGGCGATGACCGAGGCCCGGAAGGAGCATGCTCAGGCCGAAGGCTTTGGCCGGGGAAGGGGATGGGGCCATCCGGTTCGCGGGGTCCGCAGGTTGGGCCTGCACCGCATGCGGCAGTGGCCATGCCACCAGGAGTGGCAGGGCCAGCATCAACAGCGGGATGAATTTCAGGAAGCGGATTCGGCGCATGGAAAGCGCGTACGAGTCAATCCGGGCGTTGATCCGGATTACCGGGCCATCCGCGCCAGACGTCGCAGGGGCAGGTCGTCGAAGATCTCCTCCAACGCGGTGGGCGTGGCGTGGCTGCCCTTGATTTCCGCCGATACGATGAACCGGTCCTCCACCACGGCCACGCCGATGGCCCGATGGTGATCCGTCGCGATATATCCCGGGTGCCCGTTCCATTCCCTCGTTTTCTGGAGTCCTTCCACATTCTCCCGGTCAATCTCGGCATCCAGCAGGTCCAACCCTTTCATGGCTGCCGATTTGATGGTGCCCAGGTCGATGACCGACAGCTTCATGGTGGTCACGCCGTCATCCGATGCATAGGAACCCTCAATCCGGGAAATCCGGATGCCCAGCGCCCCCGTATTCTCGCCTTCCCATCCCACCCGGTCGAACGCGCCCAGGCTGCCCGGGATCATGTCCTTGAAATCGCGCCAATCCACGACCTCCACATCTGCATCGGTCTGCAGCGCCTGCCCGATGCCCTCGAGCGCAGCGCCGATTTTCGATACCGAAGTTTCCACGGTCTGCTCGACATCGCGCTGGATGTCGCGGCGTGTTTGTTCACGCTCTTCCGGCGTGGGCTCGCATCCGACCAGGAAAACAACCAGTCCTAACAGGGGGAGAAGGGTACGCATGGCAATAGGGGGTTTGAGCAGCAGGGATTCAACAAGCGGGGGGCTTTAACAAGCAGGGGGCTTTAATAAGCGGGAGGGGAAAGGCTGTACGGAAAAAAGAAAACAAAGCGTCCTCCACGCATACGCGCTACCCCCCATGCAAGGTTACATGAACCGCCAGATAAGCACCGCCAGCAGGATGAGGAGTACGACCCAGGCCGCCGCCGCCCTGTGCGTGGCTTTCCGGGCCCGATCGGCTTCCCACCAGGTGCGCGGCCGAACCTTCTGGAGATAGAAGGTGGCAATCGCCGACAGGTTGACGCACGTCACGTTGGTAACGAGCAGCACCAGGGCCCCGAGGGCCAACTCCGGATGACCGGCTCCGACGAGCAAACCGACAGCTACCAGGGGTGGGAGCAGGGCAACCGCCACCATGACCCCCACGACCACGGCAGGGACCCCGCTCGTGAAAGCCAGCGAACCCGCCGCACCCGCAGACAGGGCAATCAGGATGTCTCCGGCATTCACGACGGTCCTGTTCGCCAATTGCGGCTCGGTCGGGTCAATGGTCAGCACGAGCCCCAGGACCATTGAGAGGGCCAGGGCCGTCCCCAGTCCGGCGGCATTCGTCTTCAGCGCCCGCCCACCCAGATCCGGATCACCCATGGCGGCAGCCAGCGCCAACGCGATGTTGGGCCCCAGCAGCGGGGCAATGAGCATGGCCCCGATAACAACGGCCACGTCGCCACGGGCCAAACCGATGGCGGCCACCAGCGTCGACAGGATGACAAGCATCATGTAGATCTTGTCCAACCGACTCGCTTCAGCGATGTCCTCGTACAATTCCTCCCGACTTATCCGGGACGGAGCTTTCTTGGCCGGCTCCTCACCTTCCCGTTCCGCATCGCCGGAGGCTTCCCCGTTCCGCTCGGTGCCACCCGACTCTTTTCCGGGCTCTTCAAGCCGCGGCAGCGTCGCTTCCACCGGCAGCAGGACAATCCGGAAGGTGTCCAGATGCCCGAATGCATGCATGAGCGCATCGGTGACCGC of the Rhodothermales bacterium genome contains:
- the nhaA gene encoding Na+/H+ antiporter NhaA produces the protein MNDNSNNTAFNLFSGFQRFFKTTTAGGILLLFFAVVAMVWANSPWAAEYQNLWGTYVTTGFGGWEISKPLLLWVNDGLMAIFFFLVGLEIKREMLVGELSDVKQAIFPMAAALGGMIVPALIYVFINRGTEFVAGWGVPMATDIAFALGILALLGSRVPVSLKIFLTAVAIVDDLGAVLVIALFYTSELAVGALFVAAVTLAILTTLNKMGVQRTAVYVFFGLILWVAVLKSGVHATVAGVLLAMTIPAKRRLDEKTFETRLKNLADRFRDAEGHPVYDNWVSGEQQDIIHEVEVSAKHAETPLVRMEHALHGWVAFFIMPLFALANAGVSFRGIDVGEAILHPVSLGILVGLFVGKQVGIFAFAWAAVKTGLTSLPEGVTWRAVYGVACLAGIGFTMALFIAGLAFEDAEMLNRAKMGILSGSLLAGLLGWGLLRMGPSAEKG
- a CDS encoding cation:proton antiporter codes for the protein MELPLLPLLAVLAAAYGAGKLVERLGYPSVLGELLAGVILGPPLLGWLSGDPALNVIAELGILLMMLYVGMEIDPADLKKVSTGGILAALGGFITPFVMAYWAVTMFGGSVMEGLFVGMAAGVTSLATKSRILLDLKLLGTRIAHVMMAGALIADALSLIIFAGLIGMADPESGSSLWLVAGKMALFFGGTWAFGTFVLPMLSGKLKRGGMAVVFPFVIIVMLVLAEAAHLAGLHGILGAFLAGMFLRDNIIGQTVSREVMTFLKKGAIGFLAPVFFVTAGFEVDLAVVTESPTFLVVVIGVASIGKILGTAVFYLPTGFGWREGIVLGAGMNGRGAVEIIIAQIGLSLGIISQEVFSILVIMAIATTASVPVLLKIGVAWLRRRGELVEAGEHRKGCVIVGGGSLGRELGVVLGSNMPVTVVDTRPDNCDAARAAGLKAVQGSALDEIILDEAGAGSARYVLAITGNPGVDALIGRMAREEFAVPEVGLLYDASREREADHTATRDHVGGRTAFGGSVAIAEWDFAVTTGAFERKTVPFGERDSWPNHLFVAALVDGALVPAASGLRLSENTPCTILVQK
- a CDS encoding TIGR00341 family protein translates to MPTRLLEATLPSDRLDEVPGIIDKADIWTVDDSHRSGVIGTEGDTAMVRLLLDARDSEAVTDALMHAFGHLDTFRIVLLPVEATLPRLEEPGKESGGTERNGEASGDAEREGEEPAKKAPSRISREELYEDIAEASRLDKIYMMLVILSTLVAAIGLARGDVAVVIGAMLIAPLLGPNIALALAAAMGDPDLGGRALKTNAAGLGTALALSMVLGLVLTIDPTEPQLANRTVVNAGDILIALSAGAAGSLAFTSGVPAVVVGVMVAVALLPPLVAVGLLVGAGHPELALGALVLLVTNVTCVNLSAIATFYLQKVRPRTWWEADRARKATHRAAAAWVVLLILLAVLIWRFM